The sequence GCCAGCCCGATATCGGCGCCGGTCTTGACCACGTGCGTCTGCAGATCCCGCAGATTGACCGGATCCAGCGGGTTGGCCTCGTGGTTGGGAAAGGTGCCGTCGAGTTCGAAGTACAACGGTTCCACCCTGATCGCCGGTATCGGCCCGAGCACCGCGGGCGTGGTGTGCCCCGCCATCCCGTTGCCGGCGTCCACGGCGACCTTCAGCGGGCGCAGATCGCTCAGGTTCACCAACGACCGAAGGAACTCGCCGTACTCGTCGAGGACGTCGCGGTCGCTGCTGGTCCCGCGTGCGCCGTCATAGCCGGGCACCCCCGCGATGACCTCGTCGCTGATGGTCGACAACCCGGTGTCCCTGCCGACGGGCTTGGCGCCGGCCCGGCACAGCTTGATGCCGTTGTAGGCGGCCGGGTTGTGGCTGGCGGTGAACATGGCGCCCGGGCAGTCCAGCAGACCCGACGCGAAATAGAGCTGGTCGGTCGACGCCAGGCCGATGCGCACGACGTCGAGGCCCTGCGCCATCACCCCGTCGGCGAAGGCGGCCGCCAGCGACGGCGAGCTGGCCCGCATGTCGTGGCCGATCACCACGCGGGACGCCCCGTCACGGACCAGCCGGGCGAACGCGCCGCCGACGTCGGCCACGAAGCCGTCGTCGAGCTCCTCGCCGACCAGGCCGCGAACGTCATAGGCCTTGATGACGCGCTGAACGGCCGCGGCGGGCCGTGACTGCGATGAGCGCGAGGAGCGCATCAAGTAAGAACTCCTTGTGACGTGGACTACTGGCGCCAGCCTAGCCGTCGGACGGCGCCCGCACGGCCGCTACTACGACTAGTCGGTGGGGTCGGGCAACACCCGCAGGTGGCCCCGGCGACGTCCGTTCGATCCTGGCTTCGGCGGCGGCGCGACCAGCGTGCCGCCGGGCGCGCCGGGACTCGGGTCGGAGAAACTCGCGGCGACGCCGTTGATCGGCGGTGCGACGTCGCGTCCCTCACGGACCGCCTCGGCCAGCGCGACCAGGTCGTCTTCGTCCGGGTGCGACGGCAGCGGCCCGGCGTGGCGAACCAGTTCCCAGCCGCGCGGCGCGGTGATCCGCCCGGCGTGCACCACGCACAGGTCCCACGAGTGGGGCTCGGGTGCGGTCGCCAACGGGCCTACCACGGCCGTCGAGTCCGAGTAGACGAAGGTCAGCGTCGCGACCGCATAGTGAGGGCACCCGGGCCGGCAGCAGCGACGGGGAACGTTCACGCACGGAAGGCTATCGCGGACCCCCCCGGCGGGCTGCCGGACACGCGCAGTTCCCGGACGGCCGATCCCCAACCGTTACGATCGGGTTCGTGGCCGAACGGGCAACGCGGCGAGCACGCCGCGGCCGAGAGATGCGCGGGCCGCTGCTTCCCCCCACCGTCCCGGGCTGGCGCAGCCGGGCCGAGCGATTCGACATGGCGGTGCTGGAAGCCTACGAACCGATCGAGCGGCGCTGGCATGACCGGCTGTCCGCGCTCGATGTGGCCGTCGACGAGATACCGCGGATCTCGCTGAAGGATCCGGACACCATGCAGTGGCCGCCCGAAGTGGTCGCTGACGGGCCGATCGCGCTGGCCAGGCTGATTCCAGCGGGTGTGGATGTGCGGGGCAACGCGACGAGGGCGCGAATTGTGCTGTTTCGCAAGCCGATCGAGCGACGCGCCAAGGACACGGTCGAACTCGGTGATCTACTCCATGAAATCCTGGTGGCTCAGGTGGCCACCTATTTGGGGGTCGAACCTTCTGTCATCGACCCGACGATCGACGACGAATAACGCGCGCGGTCAGATGATCCCGCGCTTCAGGCGGCGGCGCTCGCGCTCGGACAAGCCGCCCCAGATGCCGAAGCGTTCGTCATTGGCCAGCGCGTACTCGAGGCAGGCGTCCTTGACCTCGCAGCCCTGGCAGATCCGCTTGGCCTCCCGCGTCGAGCCACCCTTCTCGGGGAAGAACGCCTCGGGATCGGTTTGAGCGCACAGCGCGCGCTCCTGCCATAGGTCGTCCTCAGGAGTCAACGGCGGCGCAACATCAATCGGATCGGGCACCAGGCTCAACTGAGGACGTGAAGGCGTCTCGATCGGTGCCGGTCCGGTATTGGTGTGCGGCGCGCTGCCTACTGAGCCGAAAAGCCGACCATCGAACGGAACCACACGATCGAAATCGCCTTGCTCAAAAGACATCTTCCCGCCTCCTCACCTGGTCTCGTGAATCCCCTGAAATGAACCCCGCTGTTGAGATGTCGGCCATCTCCATTCGAACATTTGATCGAATCTCGGTCTGCGACACCGGAACCGGCAGGGCCAACCGCGAAATGACACTGGTGTGATTACACACGCGTTAGATGCTGCGGTCAAGCGTTAGAACAGAAATTCATACCATTCCGTGACCGAATATCGGCGAGTCGTTGATCGGCGTGTCTGTCACACCACCCGCGACAGTGCTCCTGCCCGAGCCGGCCCGGCCCCGACGGCCTACGCTCGGTCGATGTGAAGGTCACGGTTCTGGTCGGCGGCGTCGGCGGAGCGCGGTTCCTATTGGGTGTACAGCATCTTCTCGGGCTTGGCCAATTCGGCGACAACACTGCCAACGAGTTGACCGCGGTCGTCAACGTCGGAGACGACGCATGGATGTTCGGTTTGCGGATCTGTCCCGACCTCGACACCTGCATGTACACGTTGGGTGGCGGTATCGACCCGGACCGCGGGTGGGGCCATCGCAACGAAACCTGGCATGCCAAGGAGGAACTCGCCGCCTACGGTGTGCAGCCGGACTGGTTCGGGCTCGGCGACCGCGACCTGGCCACCCACCTGGTGCGCAGCCAGATGCTGCGGGCGGGCTACCCGCTGTCACAGGTCTCCGAGGCGCTGTGCCAGCGATGGTCGCCCGGTGCCAGGCTGCTGCCGGTCACCGACGACCGCAGCGAAACCCACGTCGTGATCACCGATCCCAGCGACGGCGAGAAGCGCGCGATCCACTTCCAGGAGTGGTGGGTGCGCTATCGCGCGAAGGTGCCCACGCACAGCTTCGCGTTCGTCGGCGCCGACCAGGCGGCCGCGGGCCCCGGCGTCACCGAGGCGATCGAAACGGCCGACGTCGTGCTGCTGGCGCCGTCGAACCCGGTGGTGAGCATCGGTGCGATCCTCGCCGTGCCCGGTATCCGCGCCGCATTGCGCGCCACGCCGGCACGGGTCATCGGCTACTCCCCCGTCATCGGCGGGAAACCGTTGCGCGGCATGGCTGACGAATGCCTGTCGGTGATCGGGGTGCAGAGTACGTCCGAGGCGATCGGCCAATACTACGGTGCGCGTTCGAAAGTCGGCATCCTCGACGGCTGGCTGGTACACGAAGATGATCACGCCGAGATCGACGGCGTCGAGGTGCGCGCGGTGCCCCTGCTGATGAAAGATCCGGCGGCGACGGCCGAAATGGTGCGTGCCGGCCTCGATCTGGCCGGTGTGAAACCGTGACCGAGCACGGCTCCGCAGCCGCCGTCGAACTGCTGCCCGTGCCCGGGCTGCCGCAGTTCCGCCCCGGCGACGACCTGGCCGCGGCGATCGCCGCCGCCGCGCCGTGGTTGCGCGACAACGACATCGTCGTCGTCACCAGCAAGGTCGTCTCCA comes from Mycolicibacterium pulveris and encodes:
- the cofD gene encoding 2-phospho-L-lactate transferase yields the protein MKVTVLVGGVGGARFLLGVQHLLGLGQFGDNTANELTAVVNVGDDAWMFGLRICPDLDTCMYTLGGGIDPDRGWGHRNETWHAKEELAAYGVQPDWFGLGDRDLATHLVRSQMLRAGYPLSQVSEALCQRWSPGARLLPVTDDRSETHVVITDPSDGEKRAIHFQEWWVRYRAKVPTHSFAFVGADQAAAGPGVTEAIETADVVLLAPSNPVVSIGAILAVPGIRAALRATPARVIGYSPVIGGKPLRGMADECLSVIGVQSTSEAIGQYYGARSKVGILDGWLVHEDDHAEIDGVEVRAVPLLMKDPAATAEMVRAGLDLAGVKP
- a CDS encoding metallopeptidase family protein, with the protein product MRGPLLPPTVPGWRSRAERFDMAVLEAYEPIERRWHDRLSALDVAVDEIPRISLKDPDTMQWPPEVVADGPIALARLIPAGVDVRGNATRARIVLFRKPIERRAKDTVELGDLLHEILVAQVATYLGVEPSVIDPTIDDE
- a CDS encoding WhiB family transcriptional regulator — encoded protein: MSFEQGDFDRVVPFDGRLFGSVGSAPHTNTGPAPIETPSRPQLSLVPDPIDVAPPLTPEDDLWQERALCAQTDPEAFFPEKGGSTREAKRICQGCEVKDACLEYALANDERFGIWGGLSERERRRLKRGII
- a CDS encoding phosphomannomutase/phosphoglucomutase — translated: MRSSRSSQSRPAAAVQRVIKAYDVRGLVGEELDDGFVADVGGAFARLVRDGASRVVIGHDMRASSPSLAAAFADGVMAQGLDVVRIGLASTDQLYFASGLLDCPGAMFTASHNPAAYNGIKLCRAGAKPVGRDTGLSTISDEVIAGVPGYDGARGTSSDRDVLDEYGEFLRSLVNLSDLRPLKVAVDAGNGMAGHTTPAVLGPIPAIRVEPLYFELDGTFPNHEANPLDPVNLRDLQTHVVKTGADIGLAFDGDADRCFVVDELGNPVSPSAVTALVAARELGREIGATVIHNLITSRAVPELVTERGGTPVRSRVGHSYIKALMADTGAIFGGEHSAHYYFRDFWGADSGMLAALHVLAALGEQQRPLSDLMSDYQRYEASGEINFTVTDAEACVDEVLRVFGSRIQSIDHLDGVTVDLGEGNWFNLRMSNTEPLLRLNVEARTPEEIDSIVGQVSETVDAHMSERSGAVP
- a CDS encoding DUF3499 domain-containing protein is translated as MNVPRRCCRPGCPHYAVATLTFVYSDSTAVVGPLATAPEPHSWDLCVVHAGRITAPRGWELVRHAGPLPSHPDEDDLVALAEAVREGRDVAPPINGVAASFSDPSPGAPGGTLVAPPPKPGSNGRRRGHLRVLPDPTD